A stretch of Candidatus Macondimonas diazotrophica DNA encodes these proteins:
- a CDS encoding SLBB domain-containing protein → ITDVPMTVMDAINLAGGFDKDRADQRTAYLTRNGQKQVLDILALYSSSQGNLLLQDGDVLYVPNNTQNKVFILGEVEKQRAVMMDQGRLTLAEALADAEGLDLSTANTHGVYVIRAVPTIAPDGTPGAVEANIYQLDLHDASALVLADAFQMQPRDLVYVSSSGLVRWNRVIQQILPTITTLFQTDRLIFNR, encoded by the coding sequence CCATTACCGACGTGCCTATGACGGTGATGGACGCGATCAACCTGGCCGGCGGTTTCGACAAGGATCGGGCCGATCAGCGCACGGCCTATCTGACGCGTAACGGCCAGAAGCAGGTCCTCGATATTCTGGCGCTCTATTCAAGCTCTCAGGGCAATCTCCTGTTGCAGGACGGGGACGTGTTGTATGTTCCGAACAACACGCAGAATAAAGTCTTCATTCTGGGTGAGGTCGAGAAGCAGCGTGCGGTCATGATGGATCAAGGCCGGCTGACTTTGGCGGAGGCGCTGGCAGATGCCGAGGGACTGGATCTCAGTACAGCCAACACTCATGGCGTCTATGTCATTCGCGCGGTTCCCACGATTGCGCCGGACGGAACGCCGGGGGCGGTTGAAGCCAACATCTATCAACTCGATCTCCATGATGCGAGTGCCTTGGTTCTGGCTGACGCATTCCAGATGCAGCCTCGCGATCTGGTGTATGTGTCGAGCTCTGGCTTGGTGCGCTGGAATCGCGTCATCCAGCAGATCCTACCTACGATCACGACCTTGTTCCAAACCGATCGTCTGATCTTCAACCGATAA
- a CDS encoding polysaccharide biosynthesis tyrosine autokinase, which translates to MDASNSLVSADRGSVPHGLVEDREDEIDLRELLAILMGGKWTIAIVAAAITGLGLVYALTSTPAYQANALVQVETRGSSLLDELENLSALTGQESPGQTEIQILKSRYVSSQVVDQLVLDIEAEPRYLPLFGRAVGARPDGAPGELADPWFGLDRYAWGGEVLTVKRMKVPPEWVGKPLRLVALGGGRFKLHDPDGNPVLSGAAGELAAMGKEGDGSPIAEIFVQELRARPGTEFVVVRKSYLQTVEDLRNALAISEQGKGTGILQLSLEGRHPAEIAGILNAIARTYLRQNVERRSAQAEESLRFLDDQLPKLKAELEAAEEAFNAFRKKNESLDLSVETEGLLKRIVDVETEISNLQLKRTQMGQSFASQHPSMIALNNQIGELSSIKRDLESRVTDLPDTQQEILRLQREVEVKNSLYTGLLNKAQELRIIRAGTLGNVRIIDEAVVPEEPVKPRKKLIVLLSLLLGLFAGIVVVFLQRSLRRGIVDGRQLETELGLTVYASVPFSNKNRRLRYEAARQGATRLPVLAREAPQDMAVESLRSLATALHFALMEKSSNVVAVTSSAPESGKTFLCANLAHLLGESGQRVLLIDGDLRRGNLHLLAGNERQPGLSEVLTRRATLDGAVRPLVAGKVDLLTTGQLPPNSSELLMSKGFSDLVQSVRQWYDVVLIDTPPVLAVSDPGVIASHAGAVFLVVRAIRHTVDEVEAAIKQLRHYQVSVTGAVFNAYDPKGQNSLYASPYYRYYDYAHKSD; encoded by the coding sequence ATGGACGCGTCCAATTCGCTGGTATCCGCCGATCGCGGCTCTGTTCCCCATGGGTTGGTGGAGGATAGAGAGGATGAAATCGATCTGCGCGAATTGCTTGCCATTCTCATGGGCGGAAAGTGGACAATCGCAATCGTTGCCGCAGCGATCACGGGATTGGGTCTAGTCTATGCACTGACCAGTACACCGGCTTATCAAGCCAATGCGCTGGTGCAGGTTGAAACGCGCGGTAGCAGCTTGTTGGATGAACTCGAGAATCTCTCGGCGCTGACGGGCCAGGAGTCTCCTGGACAGACTGAAATTCAGATTCTGAAATCCCGCTATGTCTCGAGTCAGGTCGTCGATCAACTTGTCCTGGATATTGAAGCTGAACCACGTTATTTACCGCTGTTCGGGCGCGCGGTCGGGGCACGCCCCGACGGCGCGCCGGGAGAGTTGGCCGATCCCTGGTTTGGTTTGGATCGATACGCCTGGGGCGGCGAAGTACTCACCGTCAAGCGCATGAAGGTGCCGCCAGAATGGGTGGGTAAGCCGCTGCGGCTGGTGGCTCTGGGCGGCGGGCGCTTCAAGCTCCATGACCCGGATGGCAATCCAGTGCTGAGCGGAGCGGCGGGCGAGTTAGCCGCCATGGGTAAGGAAGGGGATGGCAGCCCGATAGCAGAAATTTTCGTTCAAGAACTCCGTGCCCGGCCAGGTACCGAGTTTGTGGTCGTCCGCAAGAGCTACCTGCAGACGGTTGAGGATTTGCGGAATGCGCTCGCAATCAGCGAGCAAGGCAAAGGCACGGGCATCCTGCAGCTATCGTTGGAAGGGCGGCACCCGGCGGAAATCGCAGGCATTCTGAATGCAATTGCGCGAACCTATCTGCGTCAGAATGTGGAGCGGCGTTCGGCACAAGCAGAGGAAAGTCTGCGCTTTTTGGATGACCAGTTACCCAAATTGAAGGCTGAGTTGGAGGCGGCTGAAGAGGCATTCAATGCCTTTCGCAAAAAGAACGAAAGTCTGGATCTTTCGGTTGAAACAGAGGGCCTGCTCAAACGCATCGTTGATGTCGAAACTGAGATCTCCAATCTTCAGCTCAAGCGTACGCAGATGGGACAAAGCTTTGCCAGTCAACACCCGTCCATGATCGCGCTGAATAACCAGATCGGGGAATTGAGCTCGATCAAGCGCGACCTGGAATCAAGGGTCACTGATCTGCCGGATACGCAACAAGAAATTCTGCGATTGCAACGCGAAGTAGAGGTTAAGAACTCTCTTTACACGGGGCTTTTGAACAAGGCGCAGGAGTTACGCATCATTCGCGCTGGCACACTTGGAAACGTCCGCATCATCGATGAGGCTGTTGTCCCGGAAGAGCCCGTCAAGCCGCGCAAGAAACTGATTGTCCTGCTGAGCCTGCTGCTCGGCCTGTTTGCGGGAATCGTGGTGGTCTTTTTGCAGCGGAGCTTGCGACGCGGGATCGTCGACGGTCGACAGCTTGAAACCGAGCTCGGGTTGACCGTCTATGCGAGTGTGCCGTTTAGCAACAAGAACCGCCGCTTGCGGTATGAGGCTGCGCGCCAAGGCGCAACAAGACTGCCCGTTCTGGCGCGCGAGGCGCCGCAGGACATGGCTGTCGAAAGCCTTCGCAGTCTCGCCACAGCCCTGCATTTTGCGCTCATGGAGAAAAGCAGTAACGTCGTTGCGGTCACCAGTTCGGCCCCCGAGAGCGGGAAAACGTTTCTGTGCGCGAATTTAGCGCATCTGCTGGGCGAATCGGGCCAACGGGTACTTCTAATTGATGGCGACCTGCGACGCGGAAATCTCCATCTGCTGGCCGGTAACGAACGCCAACCGGGCCTCTCGGAAGTCCTGACCCGGCGAGCGACGCTCGATGGCGCGGTCCGGCCATTGGTCGCGGGCAAGGTCGATTTGCTGACGACCGGCCAGCTGCCGCCGAACTCATCGGAACTCTTGATGAGCAAGGGATTCAGCGATCTCGTTCAGAGCGTCCGCCAATGGTACGACGTCGTGCTTATCGACACCCCGCCCGTGCTGGCGGTGTCGGATCCCGGTGTGATCGCGAGTCATGCGGGCGCAGTGTTCTTGGTGGTGCGCGCAATTCGGCATACGGTTGATGAGGTGGAGGCTGCCATCAAACAGTTGCGTCACTATCAGGTCAGCGTGACTGGGGCGGTGTTCAATGCCTACGATCCCAAGGGGCAGAACAGTCTGTACGCCTCACCGTACTACCGTTACTACGACTACGCGCACAAGTCAGACTAG
- a CDS encoding 23S rRNA (adenine(2030)-N(6))-methyltransferase RlmJ → MRSYRHHFHAGNHADVLKHWVLMLLLEHLGKKDKPFRVIDTHAGAGYYILNATDPQAEWRSGIQRLWAGSIRAPSLARLTERVAGLNGRGHLRIYPGSPAWAQLICRPNDEIRLFEWHPTDHRALVAHPLIQNDPRVRISSDDGLSGLKALLPPPSRRGLVIIDPPYENAAEYHRVKEALILGLNRFPTGIYALWYPKLAKQNANILTAALEQLQLSWLHIHLQVKRPQPDGWGMTGSGMFVVNPPWTLGETLASELDELVRLLGVPGEAHWHLRHPDGVA, encoded by the coding sequence ATGCGCAGCTACCGCCACCATTTCCATGCCGGCAACCATGCGGACGTACTGAAACACTGGGTCTTGATGTTGCTCCTGGAGCATCTCGGCAAGAAAGACAAACCGTTCCGGGTCATCGACACCCACGCGGGCGCTGGGTATTACATCCTGAATGCCACCGACCCACAGGCCGAATGGCGCAGTGGAATCCAGCGATTGTGGGCAGGTTCGATACGCGCTCCCAGCCTCGCTCGCCTGACTGAACGGGTTGCCGGGCTCAACGGCCGTGGACATTTGCGAATCTACCCCGGATCTCCGGCTTGGGCGCAGCTGATTTGTCGCCCGAACGATGAAATTCGACTGTTTGAATGGCACCCGACCGATCACCGTGCATTGGTGGCGCATCCGCTCATACAAAACGATCCGCGCGTACGGATATCGTCTGATGACGGACTTTCCGGCCTCAAGGCACTGTTGCCGCCCCCTTCCCGACGCGGGCTGGTAATCATCGATCCGCCTTATGAAAACGCGGCAGAATACCACCGGGTGAAAGAGGCGCTGATTCTGGGCCTGAATCGCTTCCCGACGGGGATTTACGCGCTGTGGTACCCGAAATTGGCGAAGCAGAACGCCAATATCCTAACCGCTGCCTTAGAACAACTGCAGCTGTCGTGGTTGCATATCCATCTCCAAGTCAAACGACCTCAACCGGACGGATGGGGCATGACCGGCAGCGGCATGTTCGTAGTCAATCCCCCCTGGACTTTGGGGGAAACATTGGCCAGCGAGCTGGACGAACTGGTCCGCTTGCTCGGCGTTCCAGGCGAAGCGCACTGGCATCTCCGCCACCCGGACGGAGTCGCCTAG
- a CDS encoding AI-2E family transporter, with amino-acid sequence MNTAQEDSDLYLRRIPWWYWAVFFGVMATAIYLLGPVLTPFLISFGLAYLLHPFVDRLEQWRVSRTFGVSLVFALSILVLALAILLLIPSLQVQISRLETLLPKANIWLQQDVLPWISARIGMDVTRLDAGRVTQLLQENFPQAGSVATNVVSYVTSSGMKLAATLANLFLVPIVTFYMMRDWHEMLESVGNLVPRPLLPAFTDLAHEADEVLAAFLRGQLLVMIALGSIYAIGFWIAGVEFAMLIGIFAGLVSFVPYLGVAMALLSAMITAAITGAEPLVYAYILVVVGIGQALEGSVITPLLVGDRIGLHPVIVIFLVLAGGQLFGFVGVLVALPVGAVLSVFFRHLQEFYKRSDLYGKSSPHSNAPD; translated from the coding sequence TTGAATACCGCTCAGGAAGATTCCGATCTTTATCTGCGAAGAATTCCATGGTGGTACTGGGCGGTATTTTTCGGCGTCATGGCGACGGCGATCTATCTGCTTGGACCGGTACTGACGCCATTTTTGATTTCGTTCGGCCTGGCTTATCTGCTTCATCCCTTTGTCGATCGCCTTGAGCAGTGGCGTGTTTCGCGGACATTCGGGGTGAGCCTGGTCTTCGCCCTGAGTATTCTGGTTCTGGCACTGGCAATCCTGCTGCTGATTCCATCCCTGCAGGTCCAGATCAGCCGCCTGGAGACATTGCTGCCCAAGGCCAATATCTGGCTGCAACAAGATGTTCTGCCGTGGATCTCCGCACGGATCGGGATGGACGTCACGCGATTGGACGCCGGGCGAGTCACCCAGCTACTCCAGGAAAACTTCCCACAGGCCGGTAGTGTCGCCACAAACGTCGTGAGCTACGTCACCAGCTCGGGCATGAAGCTCGCGGCGACATTGGCGAACTTGTTTCTGGTGCCCATCGTTACCTTCTACATGATGCGGGACTGGCACGAAATGCTGGAAAGCGTGGGCAACCTGGTGCCACGTCCTCTGCTCCCGGCGTTCACGGATCTGGCCCATGAGGCCGACGAGGTGCTGGCAGCTTTTCTGCGTGGCCAACTGTTGGTCATGATTGCGCTGGGCAGCATTTATGCAATCGGCTTTTGGATCGCCGGGGTCGAGTTTGCGATGCTGATCGGGATCTTCGCGGGGCTCGTGAGCTTCGTGCCCTATCTCGGCGTGGCCATGGCGCTGCTTTCGGCCATGATTACCGCAGCGATCACCGGCGCTGAACCGCTGGTCTATGCCTACATCTTGGTCGTCGTCGGCATCGGACAGGCATTGGAAGGCTCGGTGATTACGCCGTTGCTGGTCGGCGATCGCATTGGCTTGCATCCGGTCATCGTGATCTTTTTGGTTCTCGCCGGTGGCCAGCTATTTGGGTTCGTCGGTGTTCTGGTGGCCTTGCCGGTCGGTGCGGTTCTGTCCGTATTCTTCCGGCATCTGCAGGAGTTCTACAAACGCAGCGACCTGTACGGCAAGTCATCCCCCCACTCAAACGCTCCGGATTAA
- the recC gene encoding exodeoxyribonuclease V subunit gamma, which translates to MLHLHFGNRLEDLLDVTADDLTERPRGVFAVQTIVVPSQSMGQWLQLGLADRHGIAAMMQTPLPGSFLAALYRRLLPVPDLDPAFERGALTFRVFEILQDGRGVAANPSLARYLSAAPEPLDRFHLAKRLAACYDQALIYRPDRLLAWEAGEESGWQAELWRALAISNGMHRARAFQRLDQAIAEAPRECLPDHLILFGFHTLPPVWLSLFAGLAARIPVQWLVPTPCREYWAGLDTPAALARRAARGQSVALRMVGHPLLATFGRQGAEFIDLLSELPGQVSEYFEDPVVQGRTDLLARMQSDLLNLRDPTESSPQPVEPTDDSIQVHCCAGPLREVEVLHDRLRDLLDRQPDLNPSDIVVMTPDIERYAPYVDAVFRSRKGDLAIPYRVADRGLLRSEPVVAGFFAWLALAERRFTVNAVFDLLECPPVARRLSMSLGDRELLREWARRAAIHWGLDGSDKGDFELPPANAHTWRRGLDRLMLGTVLPEDGMAIHGDMAPVEAVDGAFWPVLGRLAEWIDALRTDHDGLAEARSAQDWAEVLTTVLERLFEVEANEESALQQLRGAIRQIGADAAAAACTAQIPLTVFRAALSERLSASGNASGFLAGGVQFCAMVPLRSLPFSVVCLLGLDHDALPRRAQPEEFDPFASTRRPGDRNAREDDAYLFLEAIISARRVLYLSYNGRDPQDYSERPPSVLLEQFVDTVTAGYYREAPGDWRERAVLVHPLQAFSRRQFEPDSPCFSYRRDLAEALAGASMPHPVIERMADLSDAFDGVIDFAELLHFWRHPVRYLLRQRLDIDLGLAQDVLADQEPFEPDGLERWQIRTQILAWLRQGMPPRAVLAHLQAADRISAGPWGTLIADQHRDEVLAIHQRFEACGGAQPPRSMSIDLPLGDMRLVGQLNDLTPDGLLRIESGPWKPRHTVEAWLSHLVLNLVAPEGVQRRTIGLGQGSELDCLPISDAAEALQPWLAHYRMGLTQAPLPLLPEVLLAAKSSDPFEKRLQTRQKAFRECVVPPPQTGRPPDGYLAWLYGEAQPIDRYWCTEAEVLVAPIPQVRKVPT; encoded by the coding sequence ATGCTGCATCTGCATTTTGGCAATCGCCTGGAAGATCTGCTCGATGTCACGGCCGACGATCTGACGGAACGGCCGCGCGGGGTGTTCGCCGTACAAACCATAGTGGTACCCAGCCAGTCGATGGGGCAGTGGCTCCAGTTGGGATTGGCGGATCGCCACGGCATCGCGGCCATGATGCAGACTCCTTTGCCCGGCAGCTTTCTGGCGGCTCTGTATCGGCGACTCCTGCCCGTGCCGGATCTGGATCCGGCATTCGAACGTGGCGCTCTGACCTTTCGGGTGTTCGAGATCTTGCAGGACGGGCGTGGTGTTGCGGCAAATCCGTCTTTGGCCCGGTACCTGAGCGCGGCCCCCGAACCGCTGGATCGGTTTCATCTGGCGAAACGGCTCGCCGCCTGCTATGACCAAGCGCTGATTTATCGCCCTGATCGGCTGCTGGCCTGGGAGGCGGGTGAAGAATCGGGCTGGCAGGCCGAGCTGTGGCGGGCGCTCGCAATCTCGAATGGCATGCATCGCGCTCGCGCCTTCCAGCGCCTCGACCAGGCCATTGCCGAGGCGCCCCGGGAATGTTTGCCTGATCATTTGATCCTGTTTGGTTTTCATACCCTGCCGCCGGTATGGTTGAGTCTGTTTGCCGGGCTGGCAGCGCGTATTCCGGTGCAATGGTTGGTGCCCACGCCCTGCCGCGAGTACTGGGCGGGATTGGATACCCCGGCTGCGTTGGCGCGGCGCGCAGCTCGGGGCCAATCGGTTGCCCTGCGCATGGTCGGCCATCCCTTGCTCGCCACCTTCGGTCGACAAGGCGCCGAGTTCATCGATCTGTTGAGCGAGCTTCCGGGGCAGGTCAGCGAGTATTTCGAGGATCCTGTCGTGCAGGGACGGACCGATCTGCTGGCTCGGATGCAGTCCGATCTGCTCAACCTTCGCGATCCGACTGAATCGTCGCCGCAGCCGGTCGAGCCCACGGACGACAGCATCCAAGTGCATTGCTGTGCGGGGCCCCTGCGTGAGGTGGAAGTCCTGCATGATCGCCTGCGCGATCTGCTGGACCGCCAGCCGGATTTGAACCCGTCGGACATCGTGGTGATGACGCCGGATATCGAGCGTTACGCACCCTATGTAGATGCCGTGTTCCGCAGTCGCAAGGGCGATCTGGCGATCCCCTACCGCGTTGCTGATCGCGGCCTGCTGCGCAGTGAACCGGTGGTTGCGGGATTCTTCGCGTGGCTCGCGCTGGCTGAGCGGCGCTTTACGGTCAATGCTGTATTCGATCTGCTCGAATGTCCCCCGGTCGCCCGCCGGTTGAGCATGAGCCTCGGCGATCGCGAGCTACTCCGGGAGTGGGCTCGCCGGGCGGCGATTCACTGGGGTTTGGACGGCTCAGACAAAGGTGACTTCGAGTTGCCGCCCGCGAATGCGCATACTTGGCGGCGTGGTCTGGACCGCCTGATGCTGGGCACGGTGCTCCCCGAGGACGGCATGGCCATCCATGGCGATATGGCGCCCGTCGAGGCGGTCGACGGCGCATTCTGGCCGGTACTGGGACGTTTGGCGGAGTGGATCGACGCACTGCGGACCGATCACGACGGCTTGGCGGAGGCGCGTTCTGCGCAGGATTGGGCCGAGGTGCTGACCACGGTGCTGGAGCGCCTGTTCGAGGTTGAGGCAAACGAGGAATCGGCCTTGCAGCAGCTGCGCGGCGCGATCCGGCAGATTGGGGCCGATGCCGCGGCCGCAGCATGTACCGCCCAGATCCCGCTCACCGTGTTCAGGGCGGCGCTGAGCGAGCGACTGTCCGCATCAGGCAACGCCAGCGGGTTTCTCGCGGGCGGTGTGCAATTCTGCGCCATGGTGCCCCTGCGCAGCTTGCCGTTTTCAGTGGTCTGCCTGTTGGGTCTTGACCACGATGCGCTGCCGCGCCGCGCGCAGCCCGAGGAGTTCGATCCCTTTGCAAGCACGCGTCGACCCGGCGACCGTAACGCGCGCGAGGACGATGCGTATCTGTTTCTGGAGGCCATCATCAGTGCGCGCCGGGTGCTGTATCTGAGCTACAACGGCCGCGATCCTCAGGATTACAGCGAACGGCCGCCCAGCGTTCTGCTCGAGCAGTTCGTGGACACCGTCACGGCCGGTTATTATCGCGAAGCGCCGGGGGATTGGCGCGAGCGGGCGGTGCTCGTGCATCCCCTCCAGGCCTTCAGTCGGCGCCAGTTTGAGCCGGATAGCCCCTGCTTCAGCTATCGGCGCGACCTTGCCGAAGCCTTGGCGGGGGCCTCGATGCCGCATCCGGTGATCGAGCGGATGGCCGACTTGTCCGATGCCTTCGATGGGGTGATCGATTTCGCCGAATTGCTGCACTTCTGGCGCCATCCCGTGCGGTATCTGTTACGCCAGCGCCTGGACATCGATCTTGGCCTTGCGCAGGACGTGCTGGCCGATCAGGAACCGTTCGAGCCGGATGGGCTCGAGCGCTGGCAAATCCGCACGCAGATTCTGGCGTGGTTGCGACAGGGGATGCCGCCCCGTGCCGTGCTGGCGCATCTCCAGGCGGCCGATCGGATCTCGGCCGGGCCATGGGGCACGCTCATCGCTGATCAGCATCGGGACGAGGTGCTTGCGATCCATCAGCGATTTGAGGCTTGCGGGGGGGCGCAACCACCCCGATCGATGAGCATCGATCTGCCGCTCGGCGATATGCGGTTGGTCGGACAGCTCAACGACCTGACCCCCGACGGACTGCTCCGGATCGAAAGCGGACCCTGGAAGCCCAGGCATACCGTCGAGGCCTGGCTGTCACATCTGGTGCTCAATCTGGTGGCACCCGAGGGCGTGCAACGACGCACCATCGGGCTCGGGCAAGGCAGCGAGCTGGACTGCCTCCCGATCAGCGATGCCGCTGAAGCCTTGCAGCCCTGGCTCGCGCATTACCGCATGGGATTGACCCAGGCGCCGTTGCCGCTGTTGCCCGAGGTCCTGCTGGCCGCCAAGTCCTCCGATCCGTTCGAAAAGCGGCTTCAAACGCGTCAGAAAGCTTTTCGGGAATGTGTCGTGCCGCCGCCGCAAACCGGGCGCCCGCCGGATGGCTATCTGGCCTGGCTGTATGGCGAAGCTCAACCGATCGACAGGTATTGGTGCACCGAGGCTGAGGTGCTGGTCGCGCCCATCCCGCAGGTCCGCAAGGTGCCCACATGA